The following is a genomic window from Candidatus Atribacteria bacterium ADurb.Bin276.
TCAGCAACTACTAAGGCTCTTAAAATTGAGACGAAATGAGCAGGAAATTTAAGGTTATGTTTACGAAGTATGTAGAAAAAATCAGTAACTAAATTGTTCAAATTCATCTCTTTTAAATCAGCCGTTATATATCTTTCTAAAACTTCATTGAGATCGAGCCTTAACCCAACTGTTGATTTTATTGGGACAGTTAGTATATCTTCCTCAATATAAGCTACTACTCTTGAAGCATCTTTCTCTAAAGCTGCCAACAAAATTTTAACAATACTTACCCGGGTTTCACTATCAATAGCACCTACCATCCCAAAATCAAGAAATACCAGCTCCCCATCGGGTTCTTTTACCATAATATTTCCTGGATGAGGATCGGCATGAAAGAACCCATCTTCAAATATCATTTTTAATACTGCCAATGCTCCTCTTTCAGCTAATAATTGACAATCAAGCCCTTGAATATGGCAATCATGAATACGAGTAAGTCGAACACCTTCTATCAGTTCCATGACTAAAACCTTCCGAGTCGAATGCCTCGGGAAAACTTGTGGTATGTATATGCCTTCTTGTTCTTTAAAATTTTCCCTGAATTTCAGAGCATTAACCGACTCATACAAAAAATCAATTTCTCGGGTCAAATTCTTTCTAAATTCTGCAACTAATTCACTAAAAGAAATGTTCTCAGAAAATATTTTTAAACGATCTGAAAATCCTGCAATATAGGATAAAATCTCTAAGTCAGCATTTACCTTCTTTTCAATATTTGGTTTTTGCACCTTAACAGCTACTTTTTCACCGCTTTTTAATACCGCTCGATGTACTTGAGCTATTGATGCTGAAGCAATAGGATTTGGATCGAATTCGGAAAAAAGCTCTTCTATTTTTGCTTTTAACTCCTGCTCTACGACATCTCGAATTTCTTCGAAGGGAACCGGCGTGGTGTCATCCTGAAGTTTTTTTAGCTCTTGACAATAATCTTCGGATAAAAGGTCAATTCGAGTACTTAGGATTTGACCAATTTTAATAAAGGTTGTTCCAAGTTCTTCTAAGGCCATTCTGAGGTTGAGTTGAGGAGGATTAGCTAAGATTTGTTTGGGAATCGGAGGGAAAGTCCAGCGTTCAAAAAGAACTAAATGATGTAGAGCAAAACCATATTTATTGAATACTCGTATTATTTCTCGAAAGCGCTTGAAATTGCGGTACATAGGGTGCTGAAAGATCAACAATCTCTTTTCTCCTCGCTTCCCCTTTTATTTGAGACTAACCTAACATCTGTTTATTATACATTATTAAGTGAAGGACTGAAAATGATGATATAAGTTGGGTTTTTTAGCTAATAACTTACCAGAGTTTTAAATTCCTCAATCGAACTTTTCTAAAACTTTATCAACGTCTGTAGGATTCGCTAATTTCGATCGTTGAGCATCTAAGGAAATATTTAGAGAGGCAATAATATTAGCAACACGGGTGGATTGTAGAAGATCAAAACCCTTCCATAGCCCCCAAATGAAACCAGCATTAAAATAATCTCCCGCACCAATAGTATCTTTAACCTCAACCTGAATTGTTGGGATATGATATACTTCATCACACGTCATTACTCTGCTTCCATCTTTACCTGTTTTTACCACCAGAGTGCCAGACCATGTATTGAAAATCTCAGTCGGTTGGTCATTGGTTAAATGGGCAACTTCAATTTCATTTGGCAGAAAGTAGTCAAAGCAAGGAAGAAGTTTTAATATTTCATTTTTAACCTGATTTGTCCAACCTTCTGGTGGCCAACCGGTATCCAGCAAAAGAATAGTTTTAGGTTTTTCTTTTTTTATCTTGTGTAGGAAGTGAACAAAATTATCATTTCTGAGGGAATTACTGAGAAAATATCCACATATTAATAAATAATCACCATCTTGAATATGAGAATATACTTTATCTAAATGGATATGTGAAAATTTTTTTTGTGCACCAAGTTCGGTCAAAAAGGTTCTTTCATGGGTTGTTCTATTGGTTAATGCAACCGATAAACCAGTTGCTATATTGGGAAGCTCAAACAAAAAGTCACTATT
Proteins encoded in this region:
- the ubiB gene encoding putative protein kinase UbiB; this encodes MLIFQHPMYRNFKRFREIIRVFNKYGFALHHLVLFERWTFPPIPKQILANPPQLNLRMALEELGTTFIKIGQILSTRIDLLSEDYCQELKKLQDDTTPVPFEEIRDVVEQELKAKIEELFSEFDPNPIASASIAQVHRAVLKSGEKVAVKVQKPNIEKKVNADLEILSYIAGFSDRLKIFSENISFSELVAEFRKNLTREIDFLYESVNALKFRENFKEQEGIYIPQVFPRHSTRKVLVMELIEGVRLTRIHDCHIQGLDCQLLAERGALAVLKMIFEDGFFHADPHPGNIMVKEPDGELVFLDFGMVGAIDSETRVSIVKILLAALEKDASRVVAYIEEDILTVPIKSTVGLRLDLNEVLERYITADLKEMNLNNLVTDFFYILRKHNLKFPAHFVSILRALVVAEGTGMMLNPHFTIAPYLEKTLRKIFAHAMDYENVSKKAFHYLFDWKKLLEEFPGKGHEILTKLASGRFNIKFENKELEEIGKKIDSISNRVSLSIILAAFLIGSSLIYTNYQYLKSLSILGILGYIIAAFLGITLIFEMLRHR
- the ydjH_3 gene encoding putative sugar kinase YdjH, producing the protein MKKVFVGGNISLDLVLGEIDTFPGWGVELLIPGYTMRPGGQSSNAVMALGSLKVPVYVIGTVGVDNVGQDIRNSYEKWGVNSDFLFELPNIATGLSVALTNRTTHERTFLTELGAQKKFSHIHLDKVYSHIQDGDYLLICGYFLSNSLRNDNFVHFLHKIKKEKPKTILLLDTGWPPEGWTNQVKNEILKLLPCFDYFLPNEIEVAHLTNDQPTEIFNTWSGTLVVKTGKDGSRVMTCDEVYHIPTIQVEVKDTIGAGDYFNAGFIWGLWKGFDLLQSTRVANIIASLNISLDAQRSKLANPTDVDKVLEKFD